In a single window of the Bacillus clarus genome:
- a CDS encoding aminotransferase A yields the protein MEQFINPKAKDIQISGIRQFSNMIQDYENLISLTIGQPDFPTPSLVKEAAKRAITENYTSYTHNAGVLELREAACNFVKDNYDLHYSPENETIVTIGASEAIDVAFRTILEPGTEVILPAPIYPGYEPVIRLCGATPIFIDVRETGFRLTAEALQNAITDRTRCVVLPYPSNPTGITLSKEELKDIVSVLKDKNIFVLSDEIYSELVYEGQHTSIAQFPEMREKTIVINGLAKSHSMTGWRIGFLFAPNYLAKHILKVHQYNVTCANSIAQYAAIEALTAAKDAPKMMRHQYKKRRDYVYNRLIQMGLTVEKPNGAFYLFPYVGNLTSSSFDFALDLVKEGGLALVPGTAFSEYGEGYIRLSYAYSIETLKEGCDRLEAFIKKKAKS from the coding sequence ATGGAACAATTCATTAATCCTAAAGCGAAGGACATCCAAATTTCTGGAATTCGCCAATTCTCTAACATGATTCAAGATTACGAGAATCTCATTTCTTTAACAATTGGACAACCTGATTTCCCTACACCTTCTCTAGTAAAAGAAGCAGCAAAACGGGCCATCACAGAAAACTATACAAGCTATACACATAACGCTGGTGTATTAGAATTACGAGAAGCAGCTTGTAACTTTGTAAAAGATAACTACGATTTACACTATTCACCTGAAAACGAAACCATCGTAACCATCGGGGCTAGTGAAGCTATTGACGTTGCCTTTCGTACCATTCTAGAGCCAGGAACAGAAGTTATTTTACCTGCTCCTATTTACCCAGGTTATGAGCCTGTTATTAGACTGTGCGGTGCAACACCTATTTTTATAGATGTTCGTGAAACTGGTTTTCGCTTAACAGCGGAAGCTCTGCAAAATGCAATTACAGATCGAACAAGATGCGTCGTACTACCGTATCCATCTAATCCAACTGGGATTACGCTATCCAAAGAAGAATTAAAAGATATTGTATCTGTCTTAAAAGATAAAAATATTTTCGTTCTTTCTGATGAAATATATAGTGAACTAGTATATGAAGGGCAACATACATCTATCGCTCAATTCCCAGAAATGCGTGAAAAAACGATTGTCATTAATGGCTTAGCCAAATCACATTCTATGACAGGATGGCGTATTGGATTTTTATTTGCTCCGAATTATTTAGCAAAACATATTTTAAAAGTTCATCAATATAATGTGACATGCGCTAATTCAATCGCCCAATATGCCGCAATTGAAGCGTTAACAGCTGCTAAAGATGCTCCGAAGATGATGCGCCACCAATATAAAAAACGTCGTGATTATGTATATAACAGACTCATTCAAATGGGATTAACAGTCGAGAAACCGAATGGTGCCTTTTACTTGTTCCCATATGTCGGAAATTTAACATCTTCATCATTTGATTTTGCACTCGATCTTGTAAAAGAAGGCGGACTCGCCCTCGTTCCTGGAACAGCATTTTCTGAATACGGTGAAGGTTATATTCGTCTTTCCTATGCTTATAGCATCGAGACTTTAAAAGAGGGCTGCGACCGTTTAGAAGCCTTTATAAAGAAAAAAGCTAAGAGTTAA
- the malR gene encoding maltose operon transcriptional repressor MalR yields MTVTIKDVAKKANVAPSTVSRVIADNPSISEKTKRRVRKVMSELGYHPNLNARNLANQTTKTIGLVMPSSASKAFQNPFFPEVIRGISSFSHVEGYALYMSTGETEEEIFNGVVKMVQGRQIGGIILLYSRENDRIIQYLNDQNFPFVLIGKPYDRKDEVTYVDNDNYTAAREVAEYFISLGHKQIAFIGGGSDLLVTKDRLAGMSDALKLADIVLPNEYILHFDFSRESGQQAVEELMGLEKPPTAIMATDDLIGLGVLSALSKKGFVVPDDVSIVSFNNALLSEIASPPLSTVDVNIYQLGYEAAKALVDKVEHSETTSKCIIIPHKLLKRQTCDRYEKS; encoded by the coding sequence ATGACAGTTACAATTAAAGATGTGGCGAAAAAGGCGAATGTTGCACCATCGACCGTTTCTCGTGTAATTGCTGATAATCCAAGTATAAGTGAAAAAACGAAGCGTCGCGTTCGTAAAGTGATGAGTGAATTAGGATATCATCCGAATTTAAATGCGAGAAATCTAGCGAATCAAACGACAAAAACGATTGGACTGGTTATGCCGAGTTCTGCAAGTAAAGCATTTCAAAATCCATTTTTCCCGGAAGTCATTCGAGGGATTAGTTCGTTCTCTCATGTTGAAGGATACGCGCTTTATATGTCAACGGGTGAAACGGAAGAGGAGATTTTTAATGGTGTTGTAAAAATGGTACAAGGTCGTCAAATCGGAGGAATTATTCTTCTTTATTCAAGAGAAAATGATCGCATTATTCAATATTTAAATGATCAAAATTTCCCGTTTGTTTTAATTGGAAAGCCATATGATAGAAAAGATGAAGTTACATATGTGGATAATGACAATTATACAGCGGCAAGAGAGGTTGCAGAATATTTCATTTCACTAGGTCATAAGCAAATTGCATTTATTGGCGGTGGTTCTGATTTGCTTGTAACAAAAGATCGATTAGCTGGAATGAGCGATGCCTTAAAACTAGCAGATATTGTGTTGCCGAATGAATATATTCTTCATTTTGATTTTTCAAGAGAGAGCGGTCAACAAGCTGTCGAGGAATTAATGGGACTTGAGAAACCACCAACGGCAATTATGGCAACGGATGATTTAATCGGACTTGGTGTATTAAGTGCATTGTCTAAAAAGGGATTCGTTGTGCCGGATGATGTTTCTATTGTAAGTTTTAACAATGCCTTACTATCTGAAATTGCGAGTCCACCACTTTCAACAGTCGATGTTAATATTTATCAATTAGGATATGAAGCCGCAAAAGCTTTAGTTGATAAGGTAGAGCATTCTGAAACGACTTCAAAATGCATTATTATTCCGCACAAATTATTGAAGCGTCAAACTTGTGATCGTTATGAAAAAAGCTAA
- the malD gene encoding maltosaccharide ABC transporter permease MalD: MNTKRQKMLRLSLSYLVILIMCVIIFYPLLWIIGSSFNPGDSLSGSSIIPKNATLDHYRELLDVEKSNYLLWYKNTLKVSTLTMIFSVLAISFTAYAFSRYRFVGRKNGLLTFLILQMIPNFAALIALYVLAQLTGLIDTHLALILIYVGGAIPMNTWLMKGYFDTIPKELDESARMDGAGHFRIFWQIIMPLAKPIVAVVALFTFIGPFTDFILASIILRTPENYTLAVGLYEMVAKKFGNEFTTFAAGSVLIAIPISILFLSLQKYFISGLTAGGTKG; encoded by the coding sequence ATGAATACAAAACGACAAAAGATGTTACGTCTTTCATTAAGTTATTTAGTTATCTTGATAATGTGTGTCATCATTTTCTATCCATTGTTATGGATTATTGGCTCATCATTTAATCCAGGAGATAGTTTATCTGGATCAAGTATTATTCCGAAAAATGCAACGTTAGATCATTATCGAGAGTTACTAGACGTAGAGAAAAGTAATTACTTACTTTGGTATAAAAATACTTTAAAAGTTAGTACATTGACAATGATTTTTTCAGTGTTAGCAATTAGTTTTACTGCTTATGCATTTTCAAGATATCGTTTTGTAGGAAGAAAGAATGGTTTATTAACATTTTTAATTCTTCAAATGATCCCGAACTTTGCAGCGTTAATTGCACTGTATGTATTAGCTCAGTTAACAGGATTAATTGATACGCATCTTGCATTAATTTTAATTTATGTGGGCGGAGCTATTCCGATGAATACATGGCTTATGAAAGGGTATTTTGACACAATTCCGAAAGAGTTGGATGAATCAGCTCGTATGGATGGGGCTGGACACTTCCGTATCTTCTGGCAAATTATTATGCCACTTGCAAAGCCAATTGTAGCGGTTGTAGCCTTATTTACTTTCATTGGGCCATTTACAGACTTTATTTTAGCGAGTATCATTTTACGAACACCGGAAAATTATACTTTAGCTGTTGGTTTATACGAAATGGTAGCGAAAAAATTTGGTAACGAATTTACGACATTTGCGGCAGGATCTGTATTAATTGCGATACCGATTTCTATTTTATTCTTATCGCTACAGAAATATTTTATTTCTGGTTTAACAGCTGGAGGTACGAAAGGATGA